From the Kitasatospora atroaurantiaca genome, the window CCGTACAGGTTCCGAGGGCGTCCCGGCCGATCCCATCCTGGCGAGCGTCCTGCCCACCTTCGCCACGCCCGTCCGCCTCGAGGACCTGGCACAGCGCGCAGAGGTCCGCACGTCCCTGGGCCACGTCCGCTCCGCCGCCCTGGAACGCGGACTGGTCCGAGGTGCCGGCCGGCGCGCCGGCGCTTCCGCGCTCCTGCTGGCAGCGGCATCGGCCGCCGGATTCGCCCTCGCCGACCTGTCCGTTGTCCTCGCCTGTGCCGCCGTCGCGGGGCTGCTGGCAGGCTCGGCCCGGCTTGCCGGCACAAAGCCCGACGCGCGGCTCCGACGCCAACTCCTGCGCGAAACCCGCGCCCGGCACCCGCTGCCACCAGAGGGCCTCGAGGCCTCCCGCGCCGCGCCGCAGGACATCGTCCAGGCAGTGGCCCGGCACGGCCGGCCGGCGCTTGATCTCTTCCTGCCCGGCTGCACGGGCCCGGGAGAACTCCTGTGGCGTCCTCCGGCGAAACACTCCCGGACAACCGACAGTTCGGGCGGGCAGAACACGTACTGGCCGGCCGACTCCGGCGGGAGCGGCGACAGCAACGGCAGCCTCGGAAGCGGGTACTAGGGCGTGAATCGGGTTGTGATGAGGGGAGGTTCGGGTGAGGTGTCATCGCCAGTCGCGAAGCCGATCGGCCTTTCCGGTCGTCACCTGCTCTCGGGGCGCCGGGCCGGCCGGCGGCGTGAGGGCTGAGGTGGGAGTTGACCCTGACACTGTGTGAGGGGGTTGACTGCTCCCACCTGCCCGGCAATCCGCCGGCGAAGATCACCTCTGTCTCCACGAAGGGTTCCTTGTGCTCGGCTACGTCGGCTCCGGCCCCTACTGCTACACGAACTCGCTGGCCATGATGCTGGGTGGGGAGTCTCCCTCTACCGCAGTCATCGAGACGCTGACGGGCTCACCGTTCGGCGCCCAGCTCATCGGCGGTTCCCTGCCGTTGTTCGATCCCTACGGTTGGCACCCCGAGGTCGGCCTCGACGCCGCAATCGCCCTGTTGGGCTGGAGCTGTGAGCGCAGCGACGGCGGGACGCCGGCCGAGGCGCTGCAACGGTTGCGGACCGGCTGCTCGCGGGGGCCGGTCCTGGTCGGGCCGGTGGACATGGGCCTGCTGCTGTATCAGCCCGGCACACCGAACGCCGACGGCGGTGACCACTACGTCGTGGTGCTGGCTGCCGACCAGGACAGCATCGAACTCCACGACCCCCACGGTCACCCGTACGCGACCCTGCCCACGCAGGCTTTCCTCTCCGCCTGGGAGGCGAAGGCGATCAGCTACATCGACGCCCCGTTCGTGCTGCGGACCGGATTCGTGCGCCGGCGCAGGGTCACTCCTGTCGACGCGTTGAGGCAGTCGCTGCCGGGAGCCGAGCGGTGGCTGGCCGGCCGTGACGACCTGCCCATGCCGCCCGGCTCACTGGGTGGAGCGGCCGCCGTCGAGACGCTCGCCGACATGGTCGCCCAGGGCGCGCCCCCCGGCATCCGCACGCTGCTCACCGCGTTCGGCGTCCGCGTGGGAGCACGCCGTCTGAACGACGCGGCGATGTGCCTGGAAGAGCTGGGACTGTCGCGCGCGGCCTCCATCGCACAGCGCCAGGCCCGGATCCTGGGCAGTCTGCAGTATCCGCTGGTGCACGGCGACGACCAGGCCGCAGCAGCGCAGCTGCGGCAACTCGCCCCCACCTATGAGCGGTTGCACACGGCCGTGGGTACGGCACTGGGCAGCGCCTTCTGAACGAACGAGGGCCGGCGGGCCGCAGCGTGCCGGGTCAACTGCCGGGTGAGGGCGCACTGCCGGCGGCAACCGGACTTGTGGCACCGGCCGCAGGGCACGCGGTGAGCCCCGTGTACGCCCGGAACCCGCTCATCCGGCAGGTCGGTTCCTCGTGCCGGACTGCGCGAGGAGCCGCTGGAGCCAGCGGGTACGGGCGTTGCGTGCGTCCTGGCTGAGGGCCGCCTGCGGTGCCAAGCCGTCGAAGCCGTGGTAGGCACCGGGCCATACATGCAGTTCAGCCTGGCCGCCGGCCTGCCAGATCGCGTTCGCGTAAGCCACGTCCTCGTCCCGGAACATCTCGGCCGACCCGACGTCGATGTAGGCCGGGGGGAGGCCGGAGAGGTCCGTGGCGCGGGAGGGGGCCGCGTAGGGCGGCAGGTCCGCAGCACCGTAGCGGTCACCCAGCACTGCCTTCCACGCGGTCGCGTTGGAGGTGAGGTCCCACACGCCGAGGCCCGTCATCTGATGACTGGAGAAGGTGTTGCCGCGGTCGTCGAGCATCGGGCACAGCAGAAGTTGCCCCAGTGGCCCGGGACCGCCGCGGTCACGGGCCAGCAGGGCGAGGGCCGCGGCGAGCCCGCCGCCGGCACTCTTCCCTCCGATGATGATGCGGTCCGCGTCGATGTCCAGTTCGGTCGCGTGCCCGGCCGCCCAGACGAGTCCGGCGTAGCAGTCCTCCAGCGGTCCCGGGTACTGCGTCCGCGGCGCCAACCGGTACTCGACCGAGATGACAGCCAGCTCCAGCGGGAGGGCCCACTCGCGAAGAATCCGCGGAAGCACGGACCACGCGTTGCCCATGACCATGGCGCCTCCGTGCATGTAGTACAGCAGAGGCAGCGGCCCGACGAGCCCGGACGGCCGCGCGCTCACGAGCGTGACGTCCGGTCCGTCCGGCGGTCCCGGTACACAGAACTCCGCCACCTCGAAACGGCCATCGGCGCGAAGGTCCTCGGCCGTTGGCCTGGGCCGGGTCGCGGCATCCCGCTCTTGCCGGGCCTCAAGACTGTCCGGGGTGACCGGCTCCCTTGACTCCTTGCCCAAGGCCGCCAGCACGACGCTCAGTTCGGGGTCGAAGGGGGGCACTGCCTTCGGTGTCGGGATACGACCGGACTCGGACGGCGCGCGGCGGACACTCATGACCCACCCCCCGATCGGACGGCGGGATGCCGCCCGGCATCCCCACCGAAACAGCTCGGCTGTACGCACGTGCACCCGGGGAACACTCGCGTGAGACCCATACGGCGTAGCCAATCACACCGCATCCCGAGCGGGCGCGTCAGCACGCAGGCGACCCAGAAGGCGTGACGGCGTTCAGCGCGAGCGCGTGTGGGCACGGTCGGTTCCGGTACACCGTAGTGCGATTTTCGGAGTCTGTCTACAAGCTTGTAGACGTTGACACGCTGTGCCATCCTGCCGTCCATGACGACAGCCCAACTCCAACAGAACGCCCCGTCAGCCCCCGTCAGGCAGGCGATGAACAAGGTTCCGGAGGTGACGGCACTGTTCTGGATCATCAAGGTGCTGACCACCGGGATGGGTGAGACCGCCTCTGACTTCCTGGCCCACGTGATGGACCCGATGATCGCGGTGGCGCTCGGCGGAGTGGGCTTCGTGGCCTGCCTGGCGGTGCAGTTCAGTGTCCGCCGGTACGTGGCGTGGGTCTACTGGACCACCGTCGTCATGGTCAGTGTCTTCGGCACCATGGCAGCCGACGTGATGCACGTCGGTCTCCACGTGCCGTACCTGGTGGCGACCCCCTTCTTCCTGCTCGCGCTCGCGACGGTCTTCGGCACCTGGTACGCGACGGAGCGCACGCTCTCCGTCCACAGCATCAACACCCCGCGCCGCGAAGCGTTCTACTGGGCCACCGTGCTCGGCACCTTCGCGCTCGGCACCGCCGTCGGCGACCTGACCGCCACCACCTTCGGCCTGGGCTACCTCGCCTCCGGGTTCGCATTCGCCGGACTGATCGCCGTCCCGGCCGTCGCCCACTCCCGGTTCGGGTTCGGCGCGATCGCGGCCTTCTGGTGGGCGTACGTGCTCACCCGCCCGCTCGGCGCCTCCTTCGCCGACTGGATGGCCGTCCCGCACGCCCGCGGGGGCCTGAACCTCGGGCTCGGGCCGGTCACGCTGACCTGGACCCTCGTGATCCTTGCCCTGGTCGGCTACCTGGCGACGAGCCGCCGGGACACCGCGGGCTGACGCGAGGTCACCCGCCCGCCATTTCTCTCGACGACTGCGGGAGTGGGCAGCGCCGGCGGTAGGTTCCGCCGAGCCGGACGACGGGGCGGACGGGTCGGCGGCGAGTTGCCGGTAGTGCTGGATCACCGGATCGGCACTTCTGGCGAACAGCGCAAGCCACTCAGTCGGTTGGGCGGAGAAGGCAGGATTCGAACCTGCGCGGGCTTGCACCCGACCAGAGCCAGAGCCCTGATCCCCGATAAACCACTCCGGGCACCTCTCCCAACGGAAACAGCCGCGAGCCGCTTCCCGCACCCTGAACCCCGCATCCTGCGGGCTCCCTGTGCACAGACATGACTCTCCCTCATCCCCCTGATCGCGCCCTGACACCGCACTGACCGCAAAACCTCGCCGGGCGGCCGCCCCCATCCGCCCGATGCGAGCGCAGGAACTTTTGAACACGTTCAACTTGTGCGCTAGTCTCATCTCACGCACCAGAGGGGGAGCCTGATGAGGATTGTCATACCCGGGGGAACCGGGCAGGTGGGCACGATCCTGAACCGCGCGCTGACGGCCGCAGGCCACGAGGTCGTGGTCCTGACCAGACGGCCGGTGCGCGAGCGCGAAGTCCACTGGGACGGCGAGACCCTGGGCCCCTGGGCCGAGACGATCGACAACAGCGACGTCGTGATCAACCTGGCCGGTCGCAGCGTCAGCTGCCGCTACACCACAGCCAACCTGCGGGCCATGATGGACTCGCGTGTGCACTCGACCCAGGTCGTGGGCAAGGCGATCGCAACCGCCGCCCGGCCTCCCCGGGTCTGGCTGCAGATGAGCACCGCCACCATCTATGCCCACAGCTTCGACGTACCCAACGACGAGGCGACCGGCGTGCTCGGCGGCACCGAGCCAGAGATCCCGGGTTACTGGGCGTACAGCATCGAGATCGCCAAAGCCTGGGAGCAGGCGCAGGAGCGGGCTGAAACCCCGTACACCCGCAAGGTCGCCCTGCGCTCCGCCATGGTGATGAGCCCGGATCGCGGCGGCGCCTTCGACGTCCTGCTGCGGCTGGCGCGGTTCGGCCTCGGCGGCCCGGTCGCGGGGGGCCGGCAGTACGTGTCCTGGATCCACGACCGCGACTTCGTCCGCGCGGTGGAGTTCCTGGCCGACCGGGACGACATCACCGGGGCGGTGAACCTCTCCGCCCCTGCCGCTCTGCCGCAGCGAGCGTTCATGCGTACCCTGCGCGCCGCCTGGGGCATCCCGGTGGGTCTGGCCGCGACGAAGTGGATGGCCGAGCTCGGCGCGTTCGCACTGCGCTCGGACACCGAACTCCTGCTCAAGAGCCGCCGCGTCACCCCTGGCCGCCTACTCGAAGCGGGCTTCACCTTCGACTACTCCGAGTGGCCGGAAGCCGCCGACGACCTCGTGCGACGCGTACGCGGCAACAGGAGTGAGACCGAGTGAGCTGCGCCGGCCAGGCCGTGAGAGGTCAAGGGACCCGTGCGGTGAGGACAGGCTGGAAGAAGCCGCTGGTCTCGGGCGACTCCCACGCGGGCTCGATGAACCCCGCCTCAGTGGCCAAGCCGGTCAGTTGCTGCCGGGCAAGGGCCCAGCACGTAGTACGCCGTACCCTGACGCGCCATTCCTCACCGTCCGGGATCAGCTGGAAGTGCTCCAGGTCGTAGCGTTCGCCGTCGTCATGCCAGTCCCACAGCTGAAAGGTGACGGTTCGGCCGTTGGGCGTCGGCGAGTTGCGGAGCGGTCGACACCGGACGGGACTGCCGGATCTGGTCATAGAAACGAGCCACCGATTCCTCTTGCATTGCGCTCGGACTACTCAGATTGAACTCGTCTTGTCGTAGGCGCCGATGGTCGTTGATCCCTGCGGTATGACATCGATGTGCGGTGCGCGCAGGGGGCCGGGTTGACTGCCCAGGAGCAGCAGCGTCGGCAGCGGGTGCGGCTGGATGCCGCCGAGCGGTTCGAGCGTGGGCCCGAAGTATGCGGCTCAGGTCCCTGTCACGACCTCAAGCCCCTACAGCACCGGCTGAGAAGGCGGAGCCCTGTTGTATGTCCGGCTTTAAATCTTATCGGCCGGCCGTGCGCGAGATGGGTATTCGGCAGATGCGGGCATGTCCAGCGCAGGCTGCACTAATCTCCGCCCGGTATCGACCGCAACCCGGGAGACGACCCCACCATGACCAGGCCACCTCTGCCGCACGACTTCCAGCGCCCTGTCCCGGCATTCGCCGCCACCAGCGACTCTGTGACAGAAGGCGGCATGCTCCGCCCGCTCCACACTCTTGAAGGCGGCAACCTCTCCCCGCAGCTGAGTTGGTCGGGCTTTCCCACCGAGACCAAGAGCTTCGCGGTGACCTGCTTCGACCCTGACGCTCCAACAGGGAGCGGTTGGTGGCACTGGGTGCTCTTCGATCTCCCGGCTGAGGTCACCGGGCTTCCGGCGGGCGCCGGGAGCGGCACCTTCCCGGGCTTGCCTCCCGGCGCGATCCACGGCCGCAACGACTACGGGACCAAGGACTTCGGGGGCGCCGCCCCGCCGCCCGGCCACGGCCTGCACCGTTATGTCTTCACCGTGCACGCCCTCAGCGTCGAGAAGCTGGGCCTGAACGACGACGCCTCGGCTGCCGCGATCGGCGGCACACTGGGTTTCTTCGCGCTCGGCCGGGCAACCATCTGCGCACTGTACGAGAACCAGTAGAAAAGACCGGGAGCCCGTGATGGGCTGGGCCGGTCCCCCGTATGACCGGCCCCGCACATCCCTGCCTCCGGTCGAGCCCCTCTTGTAGTGGTTGATCCTGGGCGCAACCCGCTCCCTCGCACGTCTCGCACCCCGACGTCGTGACGCAGGATCAAGGCTCGTCGGCACCCACAACAAGGTGAGTTCAGGCTGAGTATGTGGGCCGGCGTGGGCGGGCGAACAGAGATCATGCGAGCCAGGCCGCACGCCTCACCCGGCCACTGACCCGCCCGCCGGAGCCCGAGCCGTCCGCCGGAAACCGCCGACCCCATGTCGGAGCCGGTCCGTGCGTGCCCGCCGGGCTACGCTCGCGTTGTCATTGCGGCTCGGGACCGAGGGAGGGCAGGACGGCACGGATCAACCGTGAGCGCTACCTCAGAACGCTGACGTTCTGGCTGCGCCCGGCTTTCGCACTGCGCGTCGCCAACCGCTTCCAGCGCATCGTGGGTTTCGACCGCTCGATGGCGCTGTCCTCAAGCGCGCTGACGGCGATGATCCCGGCGGCCATTCTGTGCGGCCTCGTGCTGTCGTCCATCGGGGCCAAGGACGTCGCGGACCACATCATCGACCGCTACGACCTCACCGGGGGCGGGGCGGAGTCGGTCATG encodes:
- a CDS encoding alpha/beta hydrolase; protein product: MSVRRAPSESGRIPTPKAVPPFDPELSVVLAALGKESREPVTPDSLEARQERDAATRPRPTAEDLRADGRFEVAEFCVPGPPDGPDVTLVSARPSGLVGPLPLLYYMHGGAMVMGNAWSVLPRILREWALPLELAVISVEYRLAPRTQYPGPLEDCYAGLVWAAGHATELDIDADRIIIGGKSAGGGLAAALALLARDRGGPGPLGQLLLCPMLDDRGNTFSSHQMTGLGVWDLTSNATAWKAVLGDRYGAADLPPYAAPSRATDLSGLPPAYIDVGSAEMFRDEDVAYANAIWQAGGQAELHVWPGAYHGFDGLAPQAALSQDARNARTRWLQRLLAQSGTRNRPAG
- a CDS encoding YbhB/YbcL family Raf kinase inhibitor-like protein, with product MTRPPLPHDFQRPVPAFAATSDSVTEGGMLRPLHTLEGGNLSPQLSWSGFPTETKSFAVTCFDPDAPTGSGWWHWVLFDLPAEVTGLPAGAGSGTFPGLPPGAIHGRNDYGTKDFGGAAPPPGHGLHRYVFTVHALSVEKLGLNDDASAAAIGGTLGFFALGRATICALYENQ
- a CDS encoding TIGR01777 family oxidoreductase; its protein translation is MRIVIPGGTGQVGTILNRALTAAGHEVVVLTRRPVREREVHWDGETLGPWAETIDNSDVVINLAGRSVSCRYTTANLRAMMDSRVHSTQVVGKAIATAARPPRVWLQMSTATIYAHSFDVPNDEATGVLGGTEPEIPGYWAYSIEIAKAWEQAQERAETPYTRKVALRSAMVMSPDRGGAFDVLLRLARFGLGGPVAGGRQYVSWIHDRDFVRAVEFLADRDDITGAVNLSAPAALPQRAFMRTLRAAWGIPVGLAATKWMAELGAFALRSDTELLLKSRRVTPGRLLEAGFTFDYSEWPEAADDLVRRVRGNRSETE